A genomic stretch from Sulfurihydrogenibium azorense Az-Fu1 includes:
- a CDS encoding cation:proton antiporter: MEKFLIILGLSTLILFIFGIVSRFLKIPLILSFILAGLVLGSFVHEDITLERLSEIGIILLFFYLGLEFNIARALEVSKRIWIVGVIDLLLNFGGVFLALLIMGFDFVIAVLGGAIAYASSSAITSKIIVDEKRIANTETEMILGLMVFEDIVAPILLAILAGVMSGGNLEPLTFGVIFFKVLAVFSFIILLAMTMKERISSFIEKFLEEDIFILFAFGLLISFAGLTYYIGLSEALGAFLIGMLISESGKAEAVERHLVSIRELAVAIFFFVFGSNVVFNPDFFTFKNLLVLTLMVIVSIIGKVLTGFIGGQIYGLSKRASLVAGLSIVNRGEFSIVISKLSPSSYAPLFGIYTLLMAFIGTFTIQYAPKIAKLVFKPKKQ; this comes from the coding sequence ATGGAAAAGTTTTTAATTATTTTAGGTTTATCTACTTTAATTTTATTTATATTTGGTATAGTAAGCAGGTTTCTTAAGATACCTCTTATTTTATCTTTTATTCTTGCAGGACTTGTCTTAGGTAGTTTTGTCCACGAAGATATAACTTTAGAAAGGTTGAGTGAGATTGGTATTATTCTTCTTTTTTTCTACCTTGGACTTGAGTTTAACATTGCCAGAGCTTTAGAAGTTTCTAAAAGAATATGGATAGTTGGAGTTATAGATTTACTTTTAAACTTTGGTGGAGTATTTTTAGCTTTACTAATTATGGGTTTTGATTTTGTTATAGCAGTTTTGGGAGGTGCTATAGCTTACGCTTCCTCTTCTGCCATAACTTCCAAGATTATCGTAGATGAAAAAAGGATTGCAAATACTGAAACTGAGATGATTTTAGGTCTTATGGTTTTTGAAGATATAGTTGCTCCTATTTTACTTGCTATTTTAGCTGGAGTGATGTCAGGAGGAAATTTAGAACCTTTAACTTTTGGTGTTATTTTCTTTAAGGTTTTGGCTGTTTTTTCTTTTATCATTTTACTTGCTATGACTATGAAAGAGAGAATCTCTTCTTTTATTGAAAAGTTTTTGGAAGAAGATATTTTTATCTTATTTGCTTTTGGACTTCTCATATCTTTTGCTGGTTTAACTTACTACATAGGACTATCTGAAGCTCTGGGTGCTTTCTTAATTGGTATGCTTATATCAGAATCAGGGAAAGCTGAAGCAGTAGAGAGACATCTTGTGTCTATAAGAGAGTTAGCTGTTGCCATATTTTTCTTTGTTTTTGGGTCAAATGTTGTTTTTAATCCTGACTTTTTTACCTTTAAAAATCTTTTGGTACTTACTTTAATGGTTATTGTCTCAATCATAGGAAAGGTTTTAACTGGTTTTATTGGAGGACAGATTTACGGTCTTTCTAAAAGGGCTTCTTTAGTTGCAGGTTTATCTATAGTAAATAGGGGGGAGTTTTCAATTGTAATATCAAAACTGTCTCCTTCTTCTTATGCACCTTTGTTTGGAATATACACACTTTTAATGGCATTTATAGGAACATTTACGATACAGTATGCTCCTAAGATAGCAAAACTTGTATTTAAACCAAAAAAACAGTAG
- a CDS encoding lysylphosphatidylglycerol synthase transmembrane domain-containing protein yields MNKTKILKLFLSIFITFVFFYFFQKIVGFDKLLEFFRLITFKQIFLAFILYIFSYIVRTIRWSYTLSIKDFFKLFKLTVYNTFFNIVLPFRTGELSFFYMLKKENIHITESTMSFIITRFFDGISLLSLFFLAYFTYTNSFILGFISFILLPFSFLILLFIFKFIKHEKVKNYNQSMINFRNVSMVYFLSILTLIFKFSAFYIILPKEANLDFLQSILASSLADLTTVLPIHGIAGIGTYETGYVGILIFLSVPKDTALLSAFLVHTFILISSSLLAIFVYLIKMFKL; encoded by the coding sequence ATGAATAAAACTAAAATATTAAAGCTCTTCCTTTCTATCTTTATTACGTTTGTTTTTTTTTACTTTTTTCAAAAAATTGTAGGTTTTGATAAACTTTTAGAGTTTTTTAGATTAATTACGTTTAAGCAGATTTTTTTAGCTTTTATTTTATATATATTTAGCTATATAGTAAGGACTATAAGGTGGAGTTATACACTTAGCATAAAAGATTTTTTTAAACTCTTTAAGTTAACAGTTTATAACACTTTTTTTAATATAGTCTTACCTTTTAGAACTGGGGAGTTGTCCTTTTTTTATATGCTGAAAAAAGAAAATATACACATAACCGAATCTACTATGAGTTTTATAATTACGAGATTTTTTGATGGTATATCTTTACTATCTTTATTTTTTCTGGCTTATTTTACTTATACAAATAGCTTCATTTTGGGGTTTATTTCTTTTATTCTTTTACCATTTTCTTTCTTGATTTTATTATTTATCTTCAAGTTTATTAAGCATGAGAAAGTCAAAAACTACAATCAAAGTATGATAAATTTTAGAAATGTATCAATGGTTTACTTTCTATCTATTTTAACACTTATATTTAAGTTTTCTGCCTTCTATATTATCTTACCAAAAGAAGCTAATTTAGATTTTTTACAGTCTATACTCGCTTCATCTTTGGCTGATTTAACTACTGTTCTTCCTATCCACGGAATAGCAGGAATAGGTACTTACGAAACTGGATATGTAGGTATTCTTATTTTTCTATCTGTACCGAAAGATACAGCTTTACTTTCAGCTTTCTTAGTCCACACCTTTATACTTATAAGTAGTAGTCTCTTAGCTATCTTTGTTTATTTAATTAAAATGTTTAAACTCTAA
- the nrdR gene encoding transcriptional regulator NrdR, producing the protein MEDKVLETRQSKEGTVIKRRRECLKCGYRFTTYERIEEELITVIKKDNSTQPFDKEKIVRGIKLASKGRPITETQIRQIADEIERYLIDEGKLKVTSAEIGDMVKSKLRAIDPVTFLRFASVCDEFQDIKDFESVIKEIEKEKQEKSNE; encoded by the coding sequence TTGGAAGACAAAGTTTTAGAAACAAGACAGTCTAAAGAAGGAACTGTTATAAAAAGAAGAAGAGAGTGCTTAAAATGTGGCTATAGGTTTACTACTTACGAGAGAATTGAAGAGGAACTTATAACTGTAATTAAAAAAGACAACTCAACTCAACCTTTTGATAAAGAAAAGATAGTACGGGGAATAAAACTTGCCTCAAAGGGAAGGCCTATCACAGAAACTCAAATAAGACAGATAGCAGATGAGATAGAAAGGTATCTGATAGACGAAGGAAAGTTAAAAGTTACTTCGGCAGAAATAGGAGATATGGTTAAAAGTAAGTTAAGGGCAATAGACCCTGTTACTTTTTTAAGGTTTGCTTCTGTTTGTGATGAATTTCAAGATATTAAAGACTTTGAAAGTGTAATCAAAGAAATAGAAAAAGAAAAACAGGAGAAAAGTAATGAGTAA
- a CDS encoding cation:proton antiporter regulatory subunit, translated as MLFKETELPGIGKKFSVITANKEKVAVIIHVSGKREIYFFSKDDFDEPMCSFSLNEEEAAQLGSILMGTYFKPEAKDEKEMFMKNLLIEWVNIDSSSFLAGKSIKELEIRKKTGASVIAIIRNNETITNPSPDEVIKSGDTLIIVGNKEQIKRFFEVFYPLCEIK; from the coding sequence ATGCTTTTTAAAGAAACGGAGCTACCCGGTATAGGTAAAAAATTTTCAGTAATTACAGCCAACAAAGAAAAAGTTGCCGTAATAATTCATGTCTCTGGAAAGAGAGAAATTTATTTTTTTAGTAAAGATGATTTTGATGAGCCAATGTGCTCATTTAGTTTAAATGAAGAAGAAGCTGCTCAGCTTGGTTCTATTCTTATGGGTACTTACTTTAAACCTGAAGCAAAAGATGAGAAAGAGATGTTTATGAAAAACTTACTTATAGAATGGGTTAACATAGATTCTTCTTCATTTTTAGCCGGCAAAAGTATAAAAGAGTTAGAGATTAGGAAAAAAACTGGTGCTTCAGTTATTGCTATTATAAGAAACAACGAAACAATTACAAATCCATCTCCAGATGAGGTGATAAAATCGGGAGATACTCTTATAATAGTAGGAAATAAAGAACAAATAAAGAGATTTTTTGAAGTTTTTTATCCTTTATGTGAAATCAAGTAA
- the hemL gene encoding glutamate-1-semialdehyde 2,1-aminomutase, which translates to MNILKSKELFKEAQNYLVGGVNSPVRAFKAVGTDPIFIQRGKGSRIWDVDGNEYIDYVLSWGPLILGHAHDQVVNAIKQVANYGTSFGAPTELEIEMAKAVVDAVKSVEMVRFVNSGTEATMSAIRLARGYTKRKKIVKFDGCYHGHGDSLLVSAGSGVATLGIPGTPGIPEELANLTIVLPYNDIEAVEEAFKRYGEDIACVIIEPVAGNMGVVAPSKEYHQRLRDITRKYGALLIFDEVMTGFRLAYGGAQELYGIDPDLTTFGKVIGGGLPVGAYGGKREIMEYVAPVGPVYQAGTLSGNPLAMAAGLRQLQLLKELNPYRELDEKGRFLEEGFKQIAQEFSAAIQVNRVGSMITVFFTDIPVKDFATAKTSDTNKFAKFFRCMLEKGIYLPASQFEAFFLSTAHSQKDLEETLEKARECFKIL; encoded by the coding sequence ATGAATATTTTAAAATCTAAAGAACTTTTCAAGGAAGCTCAAAACTACCTTGTAGGAGGTGTAAACTCTCCCGTAAGAGCGTTTAAAGCTGTAGGAACTGACCCTATCTTTATCCAGAGAGGAAAGGGTAGCCGTATATGGGACGTTGATGGAAATGAGTATATAGACTACGTTTTATCTTGGGGACCACTAATTCTTGGGCATGCACATGACCAAGTTGTAAATGCTATAAAACAGGTTGCCAATTATGGAACTAGTTTTGGAGCTCCTACTGAGCTTGAAATAGAGATGGCTAAAGCAGTTGTAGATGCTGTTAAATCCGTTGAGATGGTAAGGTTTGTTAACTCAGGAACAGAAGCAACTATGAGTGCTATAAGACTTGCAAGAGGTTATACAAAAAGGAAAAAGATAGTAAAGTTTGATGGATGTTATCACGGACATGGAGACAGTCTTTTAGTGTCAGCTGGGTCTGGTGTTGCAACTTTAGGAATACCGGGAACACCCGGAATCCCTGAAGAACTTGCTAACCTTACTATTGTACTTCCTTACAACGATATAGAAGCTGTAGAGGAAGCATTTAAAAGGTATGGTGAAGATATCGCCTGTGTAATTATAGAGCCTGTAGCAGGAAATATGGGAGTTGTAGCACCTTCAAAAGAGTATCATCAGAGATTAAGAGATATAACAAGAAAGTACGGTGCTTTACTTATATTTGATGAGGTAATGACAGGATTTAGGCTTGCTTACGGAGGAGCTCAGGAACTCTACGGTATAGACCCTGATTTAACTACCTTTGGAAAGGTGATAGGAGGAGGACTTCCTGTAGGAGCCTATGGTGGTAAGAGGGAGATTATGGAGTACGTTGCTCCTGTTGGACCAGTTTACCAAGCCGGAACGTTATCAGGAAATCCACTGGCAATGGCTGCAGGACTAAGACAACTTCAACTTCTTAAAGAGTTAAACCCGTATAGAGAGTTAGATGAAAAGGGAAGATTCTTAGAAGAAGGTTTTAAACAGATTGCACAGGAGTTTTCAGCTGCTATTCAAGTAAACAGAGTAGGTTCAATGATAACTGTATTCTTTACAGACATACCTGTAAAAGACTTTGCAACTGCAAAAACTTCAGATACTAACAAGTTTGCAAAGTTTTTCAGATGTATGTTAGAAAAAGGTATTTATTTACCAGCTTCTCAGTTTGAAGCATTTTTCTTAAGTACAGCCCACAGCCAAAAAGATTTAGAAGAAACTTTAGAAAAAGCAAGGGAGTGTTTTAAAATACTATGA